From Sediminispirochaeta bajacaliforniensis DSM 16054:
GATCTTTGAAAGGATAAATTCTGCGTCCTGTTCAAAGCCCTCACGAAGGGGCTCATCCGGGACATCGAGCACCAGGGTGGAAAGGGAAGAAAGATCAAGATTTCCCCGTCTGAGATGGTCAATGATTCGTTCGGGTGTGCCGACAATGATATTGAGGCGTCTTGATATGAGGCGGAGTTCTTTTTTGGCCTGGCTTTCGGTTCCGAGAACTGCAAATTGCTGACTCTTGAATTGCTTGCTTGTCAACTTTCGGAGGAGGATATCAGAGCGGAGAAGTTTGGTACGATCGGCTGTGAGGATAAGGGCATACAGCTCCCGGGCTGGCCGCTCATTCCGAATAAGAGCGGGGAACAGAAGCGCAAGGGCTTTGCCTTCCTCGTCTCCGGCTTCGATCAACAGGTCCTTTTCGCTGGGCAGTTCGGGAAACAATTGACGCTGGATCGGACTTGTGGTGTGGAGACCTGCATTTTTGACGAGGGATAAGATCCTTTCGCCGGAATGATGATCGTTTGCGGACTGAAACACTGTGCTATCCTATACGATGTACGATGTAGTCAAGAATATCGGCACCACTATGCTTTGTCAAGAAAAGTGAAAAGGAGATATCGATGACGGAAAGATATGGAAAACTAACCTTACTTTTACCGCTGATGTTTGTGCTTTTGGGAATTCTCCCCGTTTCTGCCGTCGAATTTGCATATAAAAGTGCTCTGGATGATCAGTACCGCATACTTTCCAAGGTCGACGAACGAGTATACATCAACGGTACATACAGTCATCATGCCAATATTCTCAACAAGATCTCGGCGAGAGTCGTCGAGGTTCAGGATGATAAGGCAAAGATAGAGGCAACCTTTCTGACCAGTGAGAGCCGGGAAGGGAACGTGACGGTATATGAGCTGAATCAGGAATATGAATCGACCTTCTGGCGCTCCCGGCTCGGCCGGTATGAGATAGCTCCGATATACTATATGCCTGTGGTTCGTGATGTTCCCACCTTTCCCGGTCGGGATCTTAAACCGGGAGATAGCTGGCAGGCAGACGGAGAAGAGGTCCACGATCTCAGACAGGGATACGGAATCCCCGATCCTTTTCTTTTTCCGATGACTGTCAATTACCGTTACCTTGGAGAAGGTACATACGAAGGAAAGAATGCAGACCTGATCTCAATCCAATATTCGATTGCCCAGCGGGCGGATTCCTATTACGATCGTTACCCCCTCTACCCCCGAAGGATTACCGGCTATTCGGACCAGATTATGTATTGGGATAGGCGGGAGGGGCAGCCTATGGCCTACGAGGAAAACTTTTCCATCGTTTTTGACCTTTCCAATGGAGATAGCTATGAATTTACCGGAACCGCGACGGCTAAGCTGGTCCGTTCCCGTTCCATGGATAAAGAGACGGTAAAGGATGAACTTGAACGGCGCATTGCCGAAAACGGGATTCCCGATGCCGGGGTCCGGGTTGGGGACGACGGAGTCATCATCAGCCTTGAGAACATTCAGTTT
This genomic window contains:
- a CDS encoding OmpA family protein, which gives rise to MTERYGKLTLLLPLMFVLLGILPVSAVEFAYKSALDDQYRILSKVDERVYINGTYSHHANILNKISARVVEVQDDKAKIEATFLTSESREGNVTVYELNQEYESTFWRSRLGRYEIAPIYYMPVVRDVPTFPGRDLKPGDSWQADGEEVHDLRQGYGIPDPFLFPMTVNYRYLGEGTYEGKNADLISIQYSIAQRADSYYDRYPLYPRRITGYSDQIMYWDRREGQPMAYEENFSIVFDLSNGDSYEFTGTATAKLVRSRSMDKETVKDELERRIAENGIPDAGVRVGDDGVIISLENIQFKADSAVPLPGEMDKLKRVVSLLKLYPDRDILVTGHTALAGTAEGRMALSLERARTVATFLKDELNIDDDRLMIEGKGAGEPVAPNDTEEGKRKNRRVEITILEN